A DNA window from Streptomyces sp. 71268 contains the following coding sequences:
- a CDS encoding SGNH/GDSL hydrolase family protein codes for MRTASSRLAISLVALTAVLATSGVAGARPRATASPQTSPGSSDTDRARAATTWSAGWAAPVQRPSAGFEENWSEAGFDRQTVRQVVRVTDGGSAARIKLSNRYGDQPLRISGATIARSAGGAAVRPETLRKLTFGNRPSVTIPAGGEGASDAAPLRVSAFDTVTVTLYFAEPTGPATFHAQAYAHSYRASGDHRGDRTGSAFRERTRSWYYLSDVELTGARSPHAPHSGRVAGRAQTAASAHSASAARAGGGTGLEGHGPGDASRPGAARRGAVVAFGDSITDGFGSTVDADKRYPDQLAERLSAAGRARPVLNAGIGGNLLLNDSAWYGDRALDRFQRDVLDKPGVSSVIVFEGLNDIGFSEVDLPTYKPNPQLSATELIDGYRELIARARAKGVRVVGATILPFKGAEYHTPRAEAKRQQINTWIRTSGEFDAYVDFAAALADPADPLALNPAYDSGDHKHPNDAGYRAMAEAIDLDAI; via the coding sequence ATGCGTACCGCGTCGTCGCGCCTTGCCATCTCGCTCGTCGCACTCACCGCCGTACTCGCCACATCGGGCGTGGCCGGCGCCCGCCCCCGGGCCACGGCCTCGCCGCAGACATCCCCCGGCTCGTCCGATACGGATCGCGCTCGGGCGGCCACGACCTGGTCGGCGGGGTGGGCGGCGCCCGTGCAGCGGCCGAGCGCCGGCTTCGAGGAGAACTGGTCCGAAGCGGGCTTCGACCGCCAGACCGTGCGCCAGGTCGTGCGGGTCACCGACGGTGGGAGCGCGGCGCGGATCAAGCTCTCCAACCGCTACGGCGACCAGCCGCTCAGGATCTCCGGTGCGACCATCGCGCGCAGTGCCGGCGGCGCTGCCGTGCGGCCCGAGACCCTGCGGAAGCTGACGTTCGGCAACCGTCCGTCGGTGACGATCCCGGCCGGTGGCGAGGGCGCGAGCGACGCGGCCCCGCTGCGGGTCAGCGCCTTCGACACGGTGACCGTGACGCTGTACTTCGCCGAGCCCACCGGCCCCGCGACCTTCCACGCGCAGGCGTACGCCCACAGCTACCGCGCGTCGGGCGATCACCGAGGAGACCGCACCGGCTCCGCCTTCCGCGAGCGCACCCGCTCCTGGTACTACCTCTCCGACGTCGAGCTGACCGGCGCCCGATCGCCGCACGCGCCGCACTCAGGGCGAGTGGCCGGGCGGGCGCAGACAGCGGCTTCGGCCCATTCAGCATCCGCGGCCCGGGCGGGTGGCGGTACCGGACTCGAGGGCCACGGCCCCGGCGACGCGTCGCGGCCCGGCGCGGCCCGGAGGGGAGCCGTGGTCGCGTTCGGCGATTCGATCACCGACGGGTTCGGCTCCACCGTGGACGCCGACAAGCGTTACCCGGACCAGCTCGCCGAGCGGCTGTCGGCCGCCGGCCGAGCGCGCCCGGTGCTCAACGCGGGGATCGGTGGAAACCTGCTGCTCAACGACTCGGCCTGGTACGGGGACCGGGCCCTTGACCGCTTCCAACGGGACGTGCTGGACAAGCCCGGGGTGAGTTCGGTGATCGTCTTCGAGGGGCTCAACGACATCGGTTTCAGCGAGGTGGACCTGCCCACCTACAAGCCGAATCCGCAACTTTCCGCCACAGAACTGATCGACGGATACCGCGAGTTGATCGCCCGAGCCCGTGCCAAGGGGGTGCGCGTGGTGGGCGCGACGATCCTGCCGTTCAAGGGGGCGGAGTACCACACGCCACGTGCCGAAGCGAAGCGACAGCAGATCAACACGTGGATACGCACGTCAGGCGAGTTCGACGCGTACGTCGACTTCGCCGCCGCGCTGGCCGACCCGGCGGACCCGCTGGCGCTCAACCCCGCGTACGACAGCGGCGACCACAAGCACCCGAACGACGCCGGCTACCGCGCCATGGCCGAGGCGATCGATCTCGACGCCATCTGA